One Novipirellula artificiosorum DNA segment encodes these proteins:
- a CDS encoding protein-L-isoaspartate(D-aspartate) O-methyltransferase, whose protein sequence is MSTDPHDDAASLHRTDVASADFYREARERMVENQLARRDIVNPAILDAMKSVPRHEFVPTKLRRLAYDDSPLPIGKGQTISQPYIVALMTQLVAPESHHKALDIGTGSGYQAAVLSELVKNVYSIEIVESLADAADERLQQLGYKNIRVRHGDGYHGWQSEAPFHVIIVAAAPDHIPKALIEQLAPGGKLVIPVGKDYQKLIVVEKQQDGTVVQREIAPVVFVPMTGEASK, encoded by the coding sequence ATGTCGACCGACCCGCATGATGACGCAGCGTCACTTCATCGAACCGATGTTGCATCGGCAGATTTCTATCGCGAAGCACGAGAGCGGATGGTTGAGAATCAGCTGGCTCGTCGAGACATCGTCAATCCAGCCATTCTCGACGCGATGAAAAGCGTTCCTCGGCACGAGTTTGTACCGACAAAGTTGCGTCGTCTCGCCTATGACGATTCTCCACTACCGATTGGCAAAGGCCAAACGATTTCTCAACCCTATATCGTAGCCCTGATGACTCAACTGGTCGCACCGGAATCTCATCATAAAGCACTCGATATCGGAACGGGTTCGGGATACCAAGCGGCTGTGTTGTCAGAGTTGGTGAAGAACGTCTACAGCATTGAGATTGTCGAGTCCTTAGCGGATGCAGCAGATGAACGACTGCAACAATTGGGCTACAAGAATATCCGTGTACGCCATGGTGACGGGTATCATGGCTGGCAATCGGAAGCTCCCTTTCATGTGATCATCGTTGCGGCAGCTCCCGATCACATTCCAAAGGCGCTGATCGAGCAGCTTGCACCAGGCGGCAAGTTGGTCATTCCGGTCGGAAAGGATTATCAAAAGTTGATTGTGGTCGAGAAACAGCAAGACGGAACGGTGGTCCAGCGAGAGATTGCACCGGTCGTTTTTGTTCCGATGACGGGCGAGGCAAGTAAGTGA
- a CDS encoding carboxypeptidase-like regulatory domain-containing protein, translated as MRMLVMIFVVAFGARVSGDSPFLEGRVTDQFGRPIESATVTIMDCLGTCWGGASRVTAIDGTYVFDHRTFRNMPLLTVSMPGRYHVSTDYRGPGLSDQESDQPRQADFVLGTPAAVTVHVDETAPSGWTQTVLLRPGRDVALHRYDITGRHNQGWATWSFDLVPRFETYHVVVVHQPTVEPIEDPKELRKRKRESNAKRIETLSPGIRFVDPQRYTVKLELTPDDAGDGGNLSLISIVDVLNQDRTLELSEPDPLFGPTVGKAMQQEALQLIERIAKAASPWNARPPKSIRYQYDAVLGNSEPIHVLIDKDSPLGPAWADISRLRGFAYMPPLRWLFSQPENLLIHGFQVDDNRVVLVYRLKQRRGFSAGIGIGPSWSGFFSRSFSAGRLVIDPKRAVVLEHRFSLGPLGEESIESFEDYVAVEDGFAPRRMRIQSGDFDFRLRFKLHQDRLWLLEQASHGEAETPALRIENVSVELQPLDSK; from the coding sequence ATGCGCATGCTGGTTATGATCTTCGTCGTTGCGTTTGGGGCACGGGTTTCGGGTGATTCACCGTTTCTTGAGGGCCGTGTTACTGATCAATTTGGGCGTCCCATTGAGTCGGCAACCGTGACGATTATGGATTGCCTCGGCACCTGCTGGGGCGGCGCGAGTCGGGTCACGGCAATAGATGGGACCTACGTGTTCGATCACAGGACGTTCCGCAATATGCCTCTTCTGACCGTTTCCATGCCAGGGCGATATCACGTTTCGACCGACTACCGTGGACCTGGACTCAGTGACCAGGAATCCGATCAACCGCGACAGGCCGACTTTGTTCTTGGGACTCCCGCCGCGGTCACGGTTCACGTTGACGAAACGGCTCCCAGTGGATGGACACAAACGGTTCTGTTGCGGCCCGGACGCGATGTGGCGTTGCATCGCTATGACATCACAGGTCGACACAATCAGGGGTGGGCGACATGGAGTTTTGACTTGGTGCCTCGTTTTGAGACCTACCACGTGGTCGTCGTTCATCAGCCCACCGTCGAGCCTATTGAAGACCCCAAGGAACTGAGGAAGCGAAAACGCGAGAGCAACGCGAAGCGAATTGAAACCCTTTCACCGGGAATCCGATTTGTCGATCCACAACGTTATACCGTCAAGCTTGAATTGACCCCCGACGATGCAGGTGATGGAGGGAATTTGAGTCTGATTTCGATCGTTGATGTTTTGAACCAAGATCGGACGCTCGAACTGTCGGAACCGGATCCTCTTTTTGGGCCTACAGTCGGCAAAGCAATGCAGCAAGAGGCACTTCAGCTGATTGAGAGGATTGCCAAAGCGGCAAGTCCGTGGAATGCTCGACCCCCAAAATCGATCCGCTACCAATATGACGCGGTCCTTGGCAATAGCGAGCCAATCCATGTCTTGATCGACAAGGACTCACCCTTGGGGCCAGCTTGGGCCGACATTTCGCGACTGCGGGGATTTGCCTACATGCCCCCTTTGCGTTGGTTGTTCTCACAGCCAGAAAACCTGCTCATTCATGGTTTCCAAGTCGACGACAACCGTGTCGTCCTGGTCTATCGCTTGAAGCAGCGACGTGGTTTTTCCGCAGGAATTGGGATCGGGCCAAGTTGGAGTGGATTTTTCAGCCGATCTTTCTCCGCTGGGCGATTGGTCATTGATCCCAAACGGGCGGTGGTTCTGGAGCATCGCTTCTCGCTGGGCCCACTCGGCGAGGAATCGATTGAATCCTTTGAAGACTACGTTGCCGTCGAGGACGGCTTTGCGCCACGGCGCATGCGGATTCAATCGGGCGACTTTGATTTCCGCTTGCGATTCAAGTTGCATCAAGATCGACTCTGGCTTCTCGAGCAAGCATCGCATGGAGAGGCCGAAACGCCCGCACTGAGGATTGAAAATGTTTCCGTCGAACTCCAGCCGCTTGATTCCAAATAG
- a CDS encoding TRAP transporter small permease — protein sequence MRQIALKVSAGLNLLLNWLLILAMALLVLDVVWGVFTRYIVGEQANWTEELARFLLVWVAMLGGAVAFGTKGHLGVDYFVGKFDPSIRKIVALLGHVVVLFFAMTIFVLGGIRMVHDAFAMEQTTPALGWRMGYIYMVLPLAGCFMVLFTIENLIRTLRPSADPLQRSDSVEQVN from the coding sequence ATGCGACAAATCGCCTTGAAAGTCTCTGCGGGACTCAATCTGCTTCTGAACTGGCTGCTGATCCTTGCGATGGCACTGCTGGTGCTCGACGTCGTATGGGGTGTATTCACTCGGTACATCGTGGGTGAACAAGCGAATTGGACCGAGGAGCTTGCAAGGTTTTTATTGGTTTGGGTTGCGATGTTAGGCGGGGCTGTTGCTTTTGGAACCAAAGGGCATCTCGGCGTCGACTATTTCGTTGGAAAGTTCGACCCCAGTATCCGTAAGATTGTGGCATTGCTTGGCCACGTCGTCGTGCTGTTCTTTGCCATGACCATTTTCGTGCTTGGTGGAATCCGAATGGTACATGACGCGTTTGCGATGGAACAAACCACGCCCGCCTTGGGATGGCGGATGGGGTACATCTATATGGTACTCCCCCTTGCCGGATGCTTCATGGTGCTGTTCACGATCGAGAATTTGATTCGAACCCTTCGGCCCTCAGCTGACCCATTGCAACGATCCGACTCCGTTGAGCAGGTGAATTGA
- a CDS encoding TRAP transporter large permease: MGAVALILIVTFVVLLLLDVPIAVAIALASFLAILAEGFDPSVVLASKMVSGVNSFALLAIPFFILSGHLMGQGGLARRLIDFAATLVGRLPGGLGYVNTLTCMLFGSISGSAAAAVSSVGGFMIPEMNRKGYDREFNVAVTTTAATTGLMIPPSNIMIVYSVAAGSVSIAAMFMAGVLPGILSGLCIMLVAGVMSVFAGYRGETIKIPRWKPVAATLVIAALIGTTFVAQSYGEKMGWALFVFITVACAIAFTTFRRAFLTLLLIAIVIGGILGGVFTATEAAAIAVVYSFLLSVVVYREIKLSQLPSILLESGITTAVVMLLIGASSGMSWIMTMANIPQTVSDGLLGISDNPLVILLVINLLLIFVGTFMDMTPAVLIFTPIFLPVVTALGMHPVHFGIMMIANLCIGLCTPPVGTCLFIGCGVGKTTIGKVTPTMLPFFGSMMVSLLVITYVPAVSLWLPVQSKQLKASEVDQAFFMNTPRFPMDLPSDSR; this comes from the coding sequence ATGGGCGCGGTGGCATTGATCTTGATTGTGACCTTTGTCGTCTTGTTGTTGCTCGATGTACCCATCGCCGTTGCCATTGCTCTCGCCAGTTTTCTTGCCATTTTGGCGGAAGGTTTCGATCCGTCCGTCGTTTTGGCTTCGAAAATGGTGAGTGGCGTCAACAGCTTTGCTCTGCTGGCGATCCCCTTCTTCATTCTGTCAGGACACCTGATGGGGCAAGGTGGACTGGCGAGGCGGCTGATCGATTTCGCTGCGACCTTAGTGGGGCGTCTTCCCGGTGGACTCGGCTACGTCAACACGCTGACCTGCATGTTGTTCGGCTCCATCTCAGGATCCGCCGCGGCAGCGGTTTCGTCCGTGGGCGGATTCATGATCCCCGAAATGAATCGCAAAGGATACGATCGCGAGTTCAACGTCGCGGTCACGACCACGGCAGCGACGACCGGATTGATGATCCCCCCCAGCAATATCATGATCGTCTATTCTGTCGCCGCGGGGTCGGTTTCGATTGCTGCGATGTTCATGGCGGGGGTCCTACCCGGCATCCTTTCGGGTTTGTGCATCATGCTGGTCGCGGGCGTCATGTCGGTTTTTGCTGGCTACCGCGGTGAAACCATCAAAATCCCGCGGTGGAAGCCCGTGGCCGCGACGTTGGTGATCGCAGCCCTAATCGGGACCACTTTCGTCGCTCAATCTTATGGCGAAAAAATGGGATGGGCGCTTTTCGTTTTCATCACCGTCGCGTGTGCGATCGCCTTCACCACGTTTCGGCGGGCGTTTCTGACTTTGTTGTTAATCGCGATTGTCATCGGCGGGATTCTTGGCGGCGTCTTCACGGCAACCGAAGCCGCAGCGATCGCAGTCGTCTACTCGTTTCTGCTGTCAGTGGTGGTCTACCGGGAAATCAAGCTATCTCAGTTACCGTCGATCTTGCTTGAGTCTGGGATCACAACGGCCGTTGTCATGCTGCTGATCGGAGCAAGTTCGGGGATGAGTTGGATCATGACGATGGCCAATATCCCTCAAACGGTCAGCGACGGATTGCTCGGTATTTCTGACAATCCCTTGGTGATTTTGCTAGTCATCAACCTGCTGTTGATCTTTGTGGGGACGTTCATGGACATGACCCCAGCTGTATTGATCTTCACGCCCATTTTTCTCCCCGTGGTCACAGCCCTCGGAATGCACCCGGTTCATTTCGGAATCATGATGATTGCCAACCTATGCATCGGCCTTTGCACACCACCCGTTGGCACCTGTCTGTTTATCGGTTGCGGCGTCGGCAAAACAACCATTGGCAAAGTGACCCCAACGATGTTGCCCTTCTTCGGTTCCATGATGGTTTCTTTGTTGGTTATCACCTATGTCCCTGCCGTCTCGCTGTGGTTGCCAGTGCAGAGCAAGCAATTGAAGGCAAGCGAAGTTGATCAGGCCTTCTTCATGAACACACCGCGATTTCCCATGGACCTTCCTTCCGATTCTCGATAA
- a CDS encoding glycoside hydrolase family 95 protein — protein sequence MNRFSLSLLFAMKRTLKDFLVVGATISRWNVAGLLLAGIVIHFPVRAGEWVIRDDQAAGQWDRAYPVGNGRLGAMPLGTFPAEKILINEETIWNRTDTFGMPEDSHRHLEEVRRLESAGDFSGADRYFEEHLQNAKDPCGYQLVGWLHLEYLNAAPVKRIQRELDLKTGISKSIYTLEDGTEIVQKVIASGPDDVIAVMISSNKAIGLKTSLDDGVIEDGDIVRRGAASGEGATEFVGRVRVLPADKTSPMGNTLEIKSCKEISIFLSAATNFDRSNSEARLPTGWQAKALRDLDRLRAKSTAEVLRAAVRDHHHFFDRVDVDLGQSPESVLALTTKERLKRVKAGKTDDPDLIETYFQFGRYLLIASSRPGCFPANLQGLWNPHLSAPWGADYHLNINIQMNYWLAETTNLSETHRPLFDLIRYFQPRGKEMARQLGMKGWCMGHATDIWGNAQIMSRTAFWGGSFFGGQWMTFHILEHYRFNRDEEFLGENWDILTASAEFVESWLIPGPEQGQLMARPSCSPENSFVYTNSSGKDARAALSSGNTFDQFMILQVFNDYLEAAEALGKQNDPFVKKIRATLAKVYQPQIAEDGRLMEWRLPFRENEPGHRHISHVIGAYPGNQINLDRDPRMRDAVMKSIEGRLNRGGAGTGWSRAWTIGMFARLSDSERAYENLMSLLEKSTLDNLFDSHPPFQIDGNFGATAAIAEMLLHSHNDEIKLLPALPDRWHRGYVRGLRARGDYTVDIQWNEGALTSSTLHAGKHATGSVSVVYNNEKINIEMVPGTSLKLSLNDLRSAKQ from the coding sequence ATGAATCGATTCTCACTGTCCCTGTTGTTTGCGATGAAAAGAACCTTGAAGGATTTTCTTGTTGTCGGTGCTACGATTTCTCGATGGAATGTTGCTGGACTGCTGTTGGCAGGAATCGTGATCCACTTTCCGGTGCGAGCTGGGGAATGGGTCATCAGGGACGATCAGGCCGCCGGCCAATGGGATAGGGCCTATCCCGTAGGCAATGGGCGGTTGGGTGCGATGCCGCTGGGAACGTTCCCGGCGGAAAAGATTCTGATCAACGAAGAAACAATTTGGAACCGAACCGATACGTTCGGAATGCCCGAGGATAGTCACCGACACCTGGAGGAAGTGAGGCGTTTGGAATCCGCGGGGGATTTCAGCGGGGCGGATCGCTATTTCGAAGAGCATCTTCAAAATGCCAAAGATCCCTGTGGTTACCAACTTGTCGGCTGGCTTCACCTTGAATACTTAAACGCCGCTCCGGTCAAACGCATTCAGAGGGAATTGGATCTGAAGACTGGGATTTCGAAGAGTATTTATACGCTGGAGGATGGGACAGAAATTGTCCAGAAGGTCATTGCCAGCGGCCCAGACGACGTGATTGCCGTGATGATTTCGTCCAACAAAGCAATCGGCCTCAAGACCTCTCTGGACGACGGTGTGATCGAAGACGGCGACATCGTGCGGAGGGGTGCCGCCTCGGGAGAAGGTGCCACCGAATTTGTCGGGCGAGTGCGAGTGTTACCTGCGGACAAGACGAGTCCGATGGGCAACACGCTGGAGATCAAAAGCTGCAAGGAAATCTCGATTTTCCTATCTGCAGCAACGAACTTCGACCGCAGCAATAGCGAAGCAAGGTTGCCGACGGGCTGGCAGGCCAAGGCGCTTCGTGACCTGGATCGACTTCGTGCAAAATCCACGGCCGAGGTTCTGCGTGCTGCGGTTCGAGATCATCATCACTTTTTCGACCGCGTCGATGTTGACTTGGGTCAATCACCTGAAAGCGTCCTGGCTTTAACGACCAAGGAGCGTCTCAAGCGAGTCAAGGCAGGCAAAACCGATGACCCAGATCTGATTGAAACCTATTTCCAGTTCGGGCGATATCTGTTGATCGCGTCATCAAGACCTGGTTGTTTCCCGGCCAATTTGCAAGGACTGTGGAACCCGCATCTCTCTGCGCCTTGGGGAGCCGACTATCACTTGAACATCAACATCCAAATGAACTACTGGCTTGCCGAGACGACGAACCTCTCCGAAACGCATCGCCCTCTATTCGATCTTATCCGCTACTTCCAACCCCGTGGCAAAGAGATGGCTCGTCAGCTTGGCATGAAAGGTTGGTGCATGGGGCACGCCACGGATATCTGGGGAAACGCTCAGATCATGAGCCGCACGGCTTTCTGGGGCGGGTCTTTCTTCGGTGGTCAGTGGATGACTTTTCACATTCTTGAACATTACCGGTTTAACCGTGACGAAGAATTTCTCGGGGAAAACTGGGACATTCTCACCGCTTCTGCTGAATTTGTGGAGTCCTGGCTTATTCCGGGACCGGAACAGGGCCAATTGATGGCGCGACCCTCCTGTTCGCCAGAAAACTCTTTCGTCTACACCAATTCGTCTGGCAAAGATGCGCGAGCCGCCCTCTCGTCGGGCAACACCTTCGACCAGTTTATGATTCTGCAGGTGTTCAACGACTATTTGGAAGCAGCCGAAGCGCTTGGCAAACAGAACGATCCGTTCGTGAAGAAGATCCGTGCAACTCTTGCCAAGGTGTACCAGCCTCAAATTGCCGAGGACGGCAGGCTCATGGAGTGGAGATTGCCGTTCAGGGAAAATGAGCCAGGCCATCGGCACATCTCCCACGTGATCGGTGCCTATCCCGGAAACCAAATCAACCTTGACCGCGATCCGAGGATGCGAGACGCGGTGATGAAATCCATTGAAGGACGACTCAATCGAGGCGGGGCCGGTACTGGTTGGAGCCGAGCATGGACGATTGGGATGTTTGCCCGACTCTCGGATTCCGAGCGGGCCTACGAGAACCTGATGTCGCTGCTCGAGAAGTCCACACTCGATAATTTGTTTGACAGTCATCCCCCCTTTCAAATTGATGGTAACTTTGGCGCGACCGCAGCCATCGCGGAGATGCTGTTGCATAGCCACAACGATGAGATCAAGCTGCTGCCCGCGCTGCCGGATCGGTGGCATCGTGGGTATGTCCGAGGACTACGGGCCAGGGGGGATTACACCGTTGACATTCAATGGAACGAAGGAGCATTGACCTCGTCAACCCTCCACGCAGGCAAGCATGCCACTGGGAGCGTTTCGGTCGTTTACAACAACGAGAAGATAAATATCGAAATGGTGCCAGGGACGAGCCTCAAACTGTCCTTGAATGACCTCCGCAGTGCGAAGCAGTAG
- a CDS encoding TRAP transporter substrate-binding protein — MSKTSSAFAAGLLVGVLAATIGFSLFLRHQKIGGGDMAGKRVLKLAHGLDTAHPVHLAMEFMKQRLGELSDGTVTLDIYPSAVLGSETECIEQLQNGSLAMTKTSAGSIENFVPTMAVFSLPYVFRDETHFWNVLNGPIGKELLKEGESKYLRGLCYYDAGSRNFYTKETPIRTPDDLSGLKIRVMNSATAIELVKTLGAAPTPIAWGELYSALAQGTVDGAENNAPSFSTNKHYEVCKHFSLDGHSRIPDMLLMSTKVWRTLSQQEQTWLEQAAKESSDFQRELWRKETLASLEQAREEGVVVYEVDVAAFAAKVQPMLEQVDNADVKKLLDRIREAN, encoded by the coding sequence ATGAGTAAGACGTCTTCGGCATTCGCGGCTGGATTATTGGTCGGTGTCCTGGCGGCGACGATTGGCTTTTCACTTTTCCTGCGTCATCAAAAGATCGGCGGAGGTGACATGGCGGGGAAGCGAGTGTTGAAGTTGGCGCACGGACTCGATACGGCCCATCCCGTCCATCTCGCCATGGAGTTCATGAAGCAGCGGTTGGGAGAATTGTCGGACGGAACGGTCACTCTCGACATCTATCCCAGCGCCGTGCTGGGTTCGGAAACGGAGTGTATCGAACAGCTGCAAAACGGTTCGCTGGCAATGACGAAAACTTCCGCGGGATCGATTGAGAATTTCGTTCCGACCATGGCGGTGTTCAGCTTGCCCTATGTCTTTCGAGATGAAACCCATTTCTGGAACGTGCTCAATGGACCGATCGGCAAAGAGTTGCTGAAGGAAGGCGAGAGCAAGTACCTGCGTGGGCTCTGTTACTATGACGCCGGCAGTCGCAACTTCTACACCAAAGAAACCCCCATCCGCACCCCCGACGATTTGAGCGGGCTGAAAATACGCGTGATGAACAGTGCCACAGCGATTGAGTTGGTCAAGACGCTGGGTGCTGCCCCCACCCCGATCGCCTGGGGCGAACTCTATTCGGCGCTGGCGCAAGGCACGGTTGATGGGGCTGAGAATAACGCGCCAAGCTTTTCCACCAACAAACACTACGAAGTCTGCAAACATTTTTCGCTCGACGGCCATTCACGTATTCCTGACATGCTTTTGATGAGCACCAAGGTCTGGCGGACGCTTTCACAACAAGAACAAACCTGGCTGGAACAGGCTGCGAAAGAATCGTCGGATTTCCAACGTGAGTTGTGGCGAAAAGAAACCTTGGCGTCGCTTGAGCAGGCCAGGGAAGAAGGCGTCGTTGTTTATGAAGTCGACGTTGCTGCATTTGCTGCGAAGGTCCAGCCAATGCTTGAGCAGGTTGACAATGCGGATGTGAAAAAGCTGCTCGATCGAATTCGGGAGGCGAACTGA
- a CDS encoding sulfatase-like hydrolase/transferase has protein sequence MKSNLPLLTKWFSRRRCADSRGLFSVMTIAFVGLISTDLSAAGEVARPNIVFLMADDWSWPHAGILGDPVVKTPHFDRVAIEGVLFENAFVSTPSCTPSRLSILTGQHHWRLQEGDNLCDLAPTFLESAGLKPPGQMTGRSLMPILESNKAGQVDPMRTFVLTGMERHVYSYPSRALRTKDYLYIRNFDPENWPTGEIEGHNAERIKSEDPRMAVAGYHDHSIAGWPVRVSKTLMTEQKQKTERALELLEDQLATIVATLPEGVPPDTNDDSARTRSCIPRSSVRF, from the coding sequence ATGAAATCCAATTTGCCCTTGCTTACCAAGTGGTTCTCTAGGCGTCGCTGTGCCGATTCGAGGGGCCTGTTTTCGGTGATGACGATTGCGTTTGTTGGGTTGATTTCAACCGATCTGTCCGCTGCGGGGGAGGTGGCCAGGCCCAACATCGTTTTCTTGATGGCCGATGACTGGTCCTGGCCCCATGCCGGGATTCTTGGCGATCCGGTGGTGAAGACGCCCCACTTTGACCGCGTAGCGATCGAGGGCGTTTTGTTCGAGAATGCGTTTGTCTCGACGCCATCATGTACCCCAAGTCGATTGAGTATCCTTACCGGCCAACATCATTGGCGTTTGCAGGAAGGCGACAACCTTTGCGATCTTGCACCGACGTTCTTGGAATCAGCGGGCTTGAAGCCGCCGGGACAGATGACAGGCCGCAGCCTGATGCCGATTCTCGAGTCGAACAAGGCAGGGCAAGTGGATCCCATGCGGACTTTTGTTTTGACGGGAATGGAGCGGCATGTCTACTCCTATCCCTCACGAGCGCTGCGCACCAAGGATTATCTCTACATTCGCAATTTCGATCCCGAGAATTGGCCAACCGGTGAGATCGAAGGGCACAATGCCGAACGGATCAAGAGTGAGGATCCGAGGATGGCCGTTGCGGGGTATCACGATCACAGCATCGCGGGTTGGCCAGTGCGGGTGAGCAAGACGTTGATGACCGAGCAGAAACAGAAAACCGAGCGTGCACTCGAATTGCTGGAGGATCAACTCGCGACGATCGTCGCGACTCTACCAGAAGGAGTGCCGCCGGATACCAATGATGATTCTGCACGAACTCGCTCATGCATACCACGATCAAGTGTTCGGTTTTGA
- a CDS encoding sulfatase family protein has translation MKRLVLLLCGLLSSTIESAADQPNILWIFSEDLSPFMGCYDDPINTGHTPTIDQLAAGGVLFQRAYMPAPVCSSCRSAIITGVMQTTTGTHQHRSSRFTNGVIVPKELRIHLPDGMKTIPELMREAGYFTFNSGKDDYNFHYDRRQLYSVGSRPNYQAGMNGWQGNTANHNMSITEDTWNARPDKGQPWFGQIEIKGGKANAKHVRAGEKLAEEAVPLPPYFPDTPGHRVSWTMHYNAARGADARVEAILKQLEADGELDNTIVFFFSDHGSNHSLRHKQFCYEGGVHVPLMIKGNHPALKAGTVRSELVSGLDISATTLAMGGATMPDYLEGNDLFGDQYEPRQYVISARDRCDYTIDRIRTVRSDKLRYIRNGYPDRPLLQAQYRDNKIEVLDLKRLHEAGELNDYQEQHWFGVRPEEELYDLAADPHQMNNLASDPSYNDELAKHREILEAWIKNTNDQGQYPESTAQLKATFDLWNGKPVFDNADVNPEYDPFRTERIR, from the coding sequence ATGAAAAGACTCGTTCTTCTACTCTGCGGTTTACTCTCCTCGACGATTGAATCCGCAGCCGATCAGCCCAACATCCTGTGGATCTTCTCCGAAGACCTTTCACCCTTTATGGGTTGCTATGACGACCCCATCAATACAGGCCACACGCCCACGATCGATCAACTCGCGGCCGGTGGCGTTTTGTTCCAACGGGCCTACATGCCCGCACCGGTTTGCTCGTCTTGTCGATCGGCGATCATCACCGGTGTCATGCAGACGACGACTGGCACTCACCAACACCGCTCGAGCCGGTTCACCAATGGCGTGATCGTTCCCAAAGAACTGCGAATCCACTTGCCCGATGGCATGAAGACCATCCCCGAACTGATGCGTGAAGCCGGATACTTCACTTTCAACAGTGGCAAGGACGACTACAACTTTCACTATGATCGACGCCAGCTTTACAGCGTCGGAAGCCGTCCCAATTATCAAGCCGGCATGAACGGATGGCAGGGCAACACCGCCAATCACAACATGTCCATCACCGAAGACACCTGGAATGCTCGGCCTGACAAGGGTCAACCTTGGTTTGGACAAATCGAGATCAAAGGGGGTAAAGCGAACGCCAAGCATGTTCGCGCTGGCGAGAAACTGGCAGAGGAGGCTGTGCCATTGCCTCCGTATTTCCCAGACACACCTGGCCACCGCGTTTCATGGACGATGCACTACAACGCCGCACGCGGCGCGGATGCTCGGGTTGAAGCGATTTTGAAACAGCTTGAAGCCGATGGTGAACTTGACAACACGATCGTCTTCTTCTTTTCGGACCACGGCAGCAATCACTCCTTGCGGCACAAACAGTTTTGCTACGAAGGCGGCGTTCATGTTCCGCTGATGATCAAGGGAAATCATCCCGCATTGAAAGCGGGGACGGTACGGAGCGAACTCGTTTCTGGGCTCGACATTTCTGCCACGACGCTTGCGATGGGTGGCGCCACGATGCCGGACTACTTGGAAGGAAATGACCTTTTCGGCGATCAGTATGAACCTCGCCAGTATGTTATTTCGGCACGTGATCGCTGCGACTACACGATCGACCGTATCCGCACGGTACGCTCGGACAAGCTTCGCTACATCCGCAACGGCTACCCCGATCGTCCGCTGTTGCAGGCTCAGTACCGGGACAACAAGATCGAAGTACTTGACCTAAAGCGTTTGCACGAAGCAGGTGAGTTGAACGATTACCAAGAGCAACATTGGTTCGGCGTACGTCCCGAAGAAGAACTCTATGATCTGGCAGCCGATCCACACCAAATGAACAATTTGGCTTCAGATCCGAGCTACAACGACGAGCTAGCGAAGCATCGAGAAATCCTCGAAGCGTGGATCAAGAACACGAATGACCAGGGACAATACCCCGAATCGACCGCCCAATTGAAGGCGACGTTTGACTTGTGGAATGGGAAGCCTGTTTTCGACAACGCGGATGTGAACCCGGAATACGATCCGTTTCGAACGGAACGCATCCGATGA